One window of Botrimarina mediterranea genomic DNA carries:
- a CDS encoding keratin-like protein, whose translation MNLRFAAAALCTVALMSSGASSANAFGFGLLGGHGCGCATDCCEPTCGCEPSCCVAEPVCCDPCCKPRCGLFSGLKGMFHRHHCCADACCEPSCCAAEPSCCAPEPSCCVAEPSCCAAEPSCGCEPACCDPCCGGHRCKLFGGLKGLFKRHCCAPSCCEPTCGCEPSCCAVEPSCGCAG comes from the coding sequence ATGAACCTGCGTTTTGCTGCGGCCGCCCTGTGTACGGTCGCCCTGATGTCGTCGGGCGCCTCGAGCGCCAACGCCTTTGGCTTCGGCCTCCTCGGTGGTCACGGCTGTGGCTGTGCGACCGACTGCTGCGAGCCGACCTGCGGCTGTGAGCCGTCGTGCTGCGTCGCCGAGCCGGTGTGCTGCGATCCTTGCTGCAAGCCGCGTTGCGGCCTGTTCAGTGGCCTGAAGGGTATGTTCCACCGTCACCACTGCTGTGCTGACGCGTGCTGCGAGCCGAGCTGCTGTGCCGCTGAGCCCTCTTGCTGTGCCCCCGAGCCCAGCTGCTGCGTTGCTGAGCCGTCGTGCTGTGCCGCTGAGCCCAGCTGTGGCTGCGAGCCCGCTTGCTGCGATCCTTGCTGCGGTGGTCACCGCTGCAAGCTGTTCGGTGGCCTGAAGGGTCTCTTCAAGCGTCACTGCTGTGCCCCTTCGTGCTGCGAGCCGACCTGCGGCTGCGAGCCGTCGTGCTGTGCCGTTGAGCCCAGCTGCGGTTGCGCTGGCTGA
- a CDS encoding MMPL family transporter — protein MFAERIAALINRHWMWLLIGWVVLAVGLKLVAPTWDSIAKDGDLEYLPANVPSLRGERLLQESFPNEKAHSQVSLVLSRDGEQLTADDRRFGLLLAEAIRNDEELPLVDVWDETTQVVGDMLLANEGKASMVVARLTSGLMDVGNVRLLRQMEQLIAEHEDKRPEGLVVDLTGSAMIGGDMRASIAESLASTEMTTVLLVLGCLIVIYRAPVLVLIPLATIGVSLSVATDTVALLAQNFGADAFDWSQFKIFTTTKIFVVVILFGAGTDFCLFLIARYKEELASGVPRSEAAGRALANVSDALFGSAMTTILGLATMVFAQYGKFVSSGPIVAVCLFIALIASVTFAPALLRALGPLVFWPYGRKLLERERTDSGEQAEARVWGWVADMVMRRPATILALSVWLAAPLVYFGANVGVTHDLMADLAPDRVSVVGAEAIGRYYDEGTIAPMKVVAKLSDDVVAGKGEGAEPLDLRTADGRFAIAPLHSMLHDLGQVADVRSLYLPTGGDPRNRSFLGGAAFRDLAAAGSPITADTFVSHTAPNEGRVTQLSLILSDNPFSKTARDKIPAMQAALAEFAKQKTVNDAPNPWYGATFELVGTTPGMRDLELITNSDNVRIQVLTVAAVYMVLLVILRRPMTCAFLIVSVLVSYWVTLGATSLFFEWCYGDTFRGLDWKVPIFLFVILIAVGQDYNIYLVTRVYEEQRTHGLREGLRRAIVQTGGIITSCGVIMAGTFIAMATGTLRGMIELGFALALGVLLDTFFVRTVVVPCYFALLARNERAKPTPAEAIETTTPMSRRHHAKAGVS, from the coding sequence ATGTTCGCCGAGCGGATCGCCGCGCTGATCAACCGCCACTGGATGTGGCTCTTGATTGGCTGGGTGGTGCTGGCTGTGGGCCTAAAGCTGGTGGCGCCGACATGGGACTCGATCGCTAAAGACGGTGACCTGGAGTATCTGCCGGCCAATGTGCCGAGCCTCCGCGGCGAGCGGCTGTTGCAGGAGTCCTTTCCCAACGAGAAGGCGCACAGCCAAGTCAGCCTTGTTCTGTCGCGCGACGGCGAACAGCTGACCGCGGATGATCGACGCTTCGGACTCTTGCTCGCTGAAGCGATCCGCAACGACGAGGAGCTCCCGCTCGTTGATGTGTGGGACGAGACGACCCAAGTCGTCGGCGACATGCTGCTTGCCAATGAGGGCAAGGCGTCGATGGTCGTCGCCCGACTCACTAGCGGGCTTATGGATGTCGGCAACGTCCGACTCTTGCGGCAGATGGAACAGCTGATCGCCGAACACGAGGACAAGCGGCCGGAGGGGCTCGTCGTCGATCTCACCGGTTCGGCGATGATCGGCGGCGACATGCGGGCGTCGATCGCCGAAAGCCTCGCCAGCACCGAGATGACAACGGTCCTGCTGGTGCTCGGCTGTCTGATCGTCATCTACCGCGCGCCCGTGCTGGTGCTGATCCCGCTGGCGACGATCGGCGTGTCGCTGTCGGTGGCGACCGATACGGTGGCCCTGCTCGCCCAGAACTTCGGCGCCGACGCCTTCGACTGGTCGCAGTTCAAGATCTTCACGACGACCAAGATCTTTGTCGTGGTGATCCTCTTCGGCGCCGGCACCGACTTCTGCCTGTTCCTGATCGCCCGTTACAAGGAAGAGCTCGCGAGCGGCGTCCCCCGCAGTGAGGCGGCGGGTCGCGCCCTGGCGAATGTCTCCGACGCGCTCTTCGGCAGCGCCATGACGACGATCCTCGGTCTGGCGACGATGGTCTTCGCGCAGTACGGCAAGTTCGTCAGCAGCGGGCCGATCGTCGCCGTATGCCTGTTCATCGCGCTCATCGCAAGCGTCACCTTCGCGCCGGCGCTGTTGCGGGCGCTGGGGCCGCTGGTTTTCTGGCCATACGGCAGAAAGCTTCTCGAACGTGAGAGAACCGACTCGGGCGAACAGGCCGAAGCGCGGGTCTGGGGCTGGGTCGCCGATATGGTGATGCGCCGCCCCGCCACCATCCTGGCGTTGTCGGTCTGGCTGGCGGCTCCGCTGGTTTACTTCGGCGCGAACGTTGGCGTCACGCACGACTTGATGGCCGACCTCGCTCCGGACCGCGTGTCGGTTGTCGGCGCCGAGGCGATCGGTCGCTACTACGACGAAGGGACGATCGCCCCGATGAAGGTCGTCGCCAAGTTGTCGGACGACGTCGTCGCGGGCAAGGGCGAGGGCGCCGAGCCGCTCGACCTGCGGACCGCCGACGGTAGGTTCGCGATCGCGCCGCTGCACTCGATGCTCCACGACCTGGGTCAAGTCGCCGACGTCCGCAGCCTCTACCTGCCGACGGGCGGCGACCCACGCAACCGCAGCTTCCTCGGCGGCGCCGCGTTCCGTGATCTGGCGGCGGCGGGGAGCCCGATCACCGCCGACACATTCGTCTCGCACACGGCGCCCAACGAGGGTCGCGTCACGCAGCTCTCCTTGATCCTTTCGGACAATCCGTTCAGCAAGACGGCCCGCGACAAGATCCCCGCCATGCAAGCGGCGCTCGCCGAGTTTGCCAAGCAGAAGACCGTCAACGACGCGCCCAACCCGTGGTACGGCGCCACGTTCGAGCTGGTGGGCACCACGCCCGGCATGCGTGATCTCGAGCTCATCACGAACAGCGACAACGTCCGCATCCAGGTGCTGACGGTCGCCGCGGTCTACATGGTGCTGCTGGTGATCCTTCGGCGACCGATGACGTGCGCGTTCCTGATCGTCTCGGTGTTGGTCAGCTATTGGGTGACCCTCGGCGCCACGAGCCTGTTCTTCGAGTGGTGCTACGGCGACACGTTCCGCGGCCTCGATTGGAAGGTGCCGATCTTCTTGTTCGTGATCCTGATCGCGGTCGGTCAGGACTACAACATCTACTTGGTGACCCGCGTCTATGAAGAGCAACGCACGCACGGGCTCCGTGAAGGCTTGCGGCGAGCGATCGTCCAAACGGGCGGCATCATCACCAGCTGCGGCGTCATCATGGCCGGGACCTTCATCGCGATGGCCACCGGCACGCTCCGCGGCATGATCGAGCTCGGCTTCGCGCTGGCCCTGGGCGTGCTGCTCGATACCTTCTTTGTCCGCACGGTGGTGGTGCCGTGCTACTTCGCGCTGCTCGCCCGCAACGAGCGGGCCAAGCCGACGCCCGCCGAAGCCATCGAGACGACGACCCCGATGTCCCGCCGCCACCACGCCAAAGCCGGCGTCTCTTGA
- a CDS encoding FAD:protein FMN transferase, translated as MSSSRHSRRDFLRGKAALAAAADVVEAVVETAAEAVGVAVDQQLGGTGSPEAKRRGLRNLTLSRRAMACDFELTLNASADENAVAEGMAALDLVERLEDQLTVYREHSELISINRQAAGGPVEVEERLFALLELCGRIHAASDGAFDPTSGPLSRVWGFYRREGRMPSPEEIDDALQRVGWRHVELDPANQTIRFSRDGIEINLNSSGKGYALDRVGEELTARGVADSLMHGGRSTLLARGDNRLQAEGGWLAGIRDPLRPERRLAEIVLRDEALSTSGSGTQFFEHEGRRYGHLIDPRTGWPAAGLYSATVVAPTAGEADALSTAASILGVEGTQRLCDRRPGLRALLLSPGNEGDAVIHAFNFNESDWRPRSR; from the coding sequence ATGTCTTCATCCCGCCACAGCCGACGCGACTTCCTCCGCGGCAAAGCCGCCCTCGCGGCCGCGGCGGACGTCGTCGAAGCCGTTGTCGAAACAGCGGCCGAGGCGGTGGGCGTCGCCGTGGACCAGCAGCTCGGCGGGACGGGTTCGCCCGAAGCGAAGCGTCGAGGGCTACGCAACCTCACGCTCTCCCGCCGGGCGATGGCGTGCGACTTCGAGCTGACGCTCAACGCGTCGGCCGACGAGAATGCGGTCGCCGAAGGGATGGCGGCGCTCGACCTAGTCGAGCGGCTCGAGGATCAGCTGACGGTATATCGGGAGCACAGCGAGCTCATCTCGATCAATCGCCAAGCCGCAGGCGGGCCCGTCGAGGTTGAAGAGCGGCTGTTCGCCCTCCTCGAACTCTGTGGCAGGATTCACGCCGCCAGCGACGGGGCGTTCGATCCGACCAGCGGCCCGCTGTCGCGGGTGTGGGGGTTCTACCGCCGTGAAGGACGCATGCCCTCACCGGAGGAGATCGACGACGCCCTCCAGCGCGTCGGTTGGCGCCACGTGGAACTCGACCCGGCAAACCAAACGATCCGGTTCAGCCGCGATGGAATCGAAATCAACCTCAACAGCTCGGGCAAGGGCTATGCCCTCGATCGCGTCGGCGAAGAGCTGACGGCGCGCGGCGTCGCTGATTCGTTGATGCACGGCGGGCGGAGCACGCTCCTGGCCCGTGGCGACAATCGGCTGCAAGCGGAGGGCGGCTGGCTGGCGGGGATCCGGGACCCGCTGCGGCCCGAACGGCGCTTGGCGGAGATTGTCCTGCGCGACGAAGCGCTCAGCACCAGCGGTTCGGGGACGCAGTTCTTCGAACACGAGGGCCGCCGCTACGGCCACCTGATCGACCCCCGGACGGGCTGGCCCGCCGCGGGGCTCTATTCGGCGACGGTGGTCGCCCCCACGGCCGGCGAGGCCGACGCCCTTTCAACGGCTGCCTCGATCCTCGGCGTCGAGGGGACCCAGCGGCTCTGCGACCGCCGGCCCGGGCTGCGTGCCCTGTTGCTTTCGCCAGGCAATGAGGGTGATGCGGTTATCCACGCCTTCAATTTCAACGAGTCGGATTGGCGGCCCCGGTCAAGATGA
- the serS gene encoding serine--tRNA ligase: protein MLDKRFVLENAELVQQNCVDRGVKADVSRFVELETQRRTLLQEAEDLNRQANEVSKSIGKAKDDAEREARKEEGRQLREAKDAKQSEVDRVGLEADRILRGLPNMTHPESPRGDEAASHELRKGESKPPKFNFKPLDHLALAEQHDLIDFEGGSRVSGNGFYYLRNEAVLLEFALQRYALDRLMREGFTPTMTPDLARNEIVQGIGFIPRGPETQIYSIENSDLNLVATAEITLGGLHAGQVLDESQLPIKLAGVSHCFRTEAGAAGRAGRGLYRVHQFTKVEMFAFTTPDQSEDMHNLFLELECEIFDGLGVPFRVLDIASGDLGGPAYRKFDLEAWMPGRGQGGEYGEVTSTSNCTDYQSRRLDIRYKKPGEKGTHFVHTLNGTAVACGRAMIAILENCQQADGSILVPEVLRVYVGKDRIGAPDDAE from the coding sequence ATGCTCGACAAACGCTTCGTTCTCGAAAACGCCGAACTCGTCCAACAGAACTGCGTCGATCGCGGCGTGAAGGCCGATGTTTCGCGGTTTGTGGAGCTCGAGACGCAGCGCCGCACGCTGTTGCAGGAGGCCGAGGACCTTAATCGGCAGGCGAACGAGGTCAGCAAGTCGATCGGCAAAGCCAAGGACGACGCCGAGCGCGAGGCCCGCAAGGAAGAGGGCCGCCAGCTCCGCGAAGCGAAGGACGCCAAGCAGTCCGAGGTCGATCGCGTCGGCCTCGAGGCGGACCGCATCCTCCGCGGGCTGCCGAACATGACCCACCCCGAATCGCCGCGCGGCGACGAGGCCGCCAGCCACGAACTGCGCAAGGGGGAGTCGAAGCCGCCCAAGTTCAACTTCAAGCCGCTCGATCATCTGGCGCTCGCCGAGCAGCATGACCTGATCGACTTCGAGGGGGGCAGCCGCGTCTCTGGCAACGGCTTCTACTACCTGCGGAACGAAGCGGTGCTGCTGGAGTTTGCGCTGCAGCGTTACGCGCTCGACCGGCTGATGCGCGAAGGCTTCACACCGACGATGACGCCGGACCTGGCGCGCAACGAGATCGTGCAGGGCATCGGCTTCATCCCGCGTGGCCCGGAGACGCAGATCTATTCGATCGAGAACTCCGACCTGAACCTCGTCGCCACGGCGGAGATCACCCTCGGCGGGCTTCATGCCGGCCAGGTGCTCGACGAATCGCAGCTGCCGATCAAACTCGCCGGCGTGAGCCACTGCTTCCGCACCGAGGCGGGCGCGGCCGGTCGGGCGGGGCGTGGCCTGTACCGCGTCCATCAGTTCACGAAGGTCGAGATGTTCGCCTTCACGACGCCCGATCAGAGCGAGGATATGCACAACCTGTTCCTCGAACTGGAGTGCGAAATCTTCGATGGGCTGGGCGTTCCGTTCCGGGTGCTCGACATCGCGTCGGGCGACCTCGGCGGGCCGGCCTACCGCAAGTTCGACCTCGAAGCCTGGATGCCCGGCCGCGGCCAGGGGGGCGAGTACGGCGAGGTCACCAGCACCAGCAACTGCACCGACTACCAATCGCGGCGGCTCGACATCCGCTACAAGAAGCCCGGCGAGAAGGGGACACACTTCGTCCACACGCTCAACGGCACCGCCGTGGCCTGCGGCCGGGCGATGATCGCGATCCTCGAGAACTGCCAACAAGCGGACGGTTCGATCCTCGTGCCCGAGGTGCTGCGGGTGTACGTCGGCAAAGACCGCATCGGCGCACCGGACGACGCCGAGTAA
- a CDS encoding phosphohexomutase domain-containing protein, giving the protein MSEPIISVSGLRGVIGESLTPAVAARYVAAFAGALPEGKVLVTRDGRATGPMIADAVRAAIAAAGRTPLDAGVASTPTAGVLVRSEGCVGGVQISASHNPAEYNGLKLFGGDGRIIPAPRGEEVKQRYFDGPIPWATHDKIGAAETLADSTSEHLRLVLAIVDVELIRAKRFKVLLDANHGSGAVLGKPLLEALGCDVTVFGAAPTGLFVHPPEPTETNLTLVAEQGAQGGYDAVFCQDPDADRLAIIDGAGRYLGEELTLALCVEHLLRQTPGPIVSNCSSSRVTQDLAEKHGVPFHRSAVGEANVVDAMLACGAVLGGEGAGGVIHPQVVLVRDSFVGMAMVLDAMASRGLSLAQLADELPAYAIHKTKATVAPAQLAATLAKIEKHFADAEVDKMDGLRLDWPAEKKWLLVRASNTEPIVRLIAEAPDKAAAVAVCEEAAALID; this is encoded by the coding sequence ATGTCAGAACCGATCATTAGTGTGTCTGGGTTGCGGGGCGTTATTGGCGAGTCGCTGACGCCGGCCGTCGCCGCGCGTTACGTCGCCGCGTTTGCCGGGGCGTTGCCCGAAGGAAAAGTCCTTGTCACGCGCGACGGGCGGGCGACGGGGCCGATGATTGCCGATGCGGTCCGCGCGGCGATCGCCGCCGCGGGGCGCACGCCGCTCGACGCCGGGGTCGCCTCGACGCCAACGGCCGGCGTGCTCGTCCGTAGCGAAGGCTGCGTCGGCGGCGTGCAGATCTCCGCCAGTCACAACCCGGCCGAGTACAACGGCCTCAAGCTCTTCGGCGGCGACGGCCGGATCATCCCGGCGCCCCGTGGCGAAGAGGTGAAGCAGCGCTACTTCGACGGCCCGATCCCCTGGGCCACGCACGACAAGATCGGCGCCGCCGAGACGCTCGCCGACTCGACAAGCGAGCACCTACGGTTGGTCTTAGCGATCGTCGATGTTGAGCTTATCCGCGCGAAGCGGTTCAAGGTTCTGCTCGACGCCAACCACGGTTCGGGCGCTGTGCTCGGCAAGCCCTTGCTCGAGGCGCTGGGTTGTGACGTGACGGTCTTCGGCGCGGCGCCAACGGGCTTGTTCGTGCATCCGCCGGAGCCGACCGAGACCAACCTGACGCTCGTCGCCGAGCAGGGCGCGCAAGGGGGCTACGACGCGGTCTTCTGCCAAGACCCCGACGCCGACCGGCTGGCGATCATCGACGGCGCCGGGCGTTACCTTGGCGAAGAGTTGACGCTCGCCCTGTGCGTCGAACACCTGCTGCGGCAGACGCCGGGGCCGATCGTGTCGAACTGCTCCTCGAGCCGCGTCACGCAGGACCTCGCCGAGAAGCACGGCGTACCGTTCCATCGCTCGGCGGTAGGCGAGGCGAACGTCGTCGATGCGATGCTGGCGTGCGGCGCCGTGCTGGGCGGTGAAGGGGCAGGGGGGGTGATCCACCCGCAGGTGGTTCTCGTGCGCGACAGCTTTGTCGGAATGGCGATGGTGCTCGACGCGATGGCGTCGCGCGGCCTGTCGCTGGCCCAGCTCGCCGACGAACTGCCCGCCTACGCGATCCACAAGACCAAGGCGACGGTCGCGCCGGCCCAACTCGCCGCGACCCTGGCGAAGATCGAGAAGCACTTCGCCGACGCCGAAGTCGACAAGATGGACGGCCTGCGACTCGACTGGCCTGCCGAAAAGAAATGGCTCCTCGTCCGCGCGAGCAACACCGAGCCGATCGTGCGTCTGATCGCCGAGGCACCCGACAAGGCCGCGGCCGTGGCGGTTTGTGAGGAAGCCGCCGCGTTGATCGATTGA
- a CDS encoding phosphodiester glycosidase family protein, translating to MRYSVVLLAMLTTLLGVADAEMRLPQWPRCVVWEPQFVGVGMANITLARPRPLRVHALRVDLDAQGLSLVTDQDNGDRELEVDGLRTSSFLLRNGCQAAINASAFWPLHKEDGGEQDIRGLVIAEGEVVSRIDEDKPRSAVVFRADRRAAIVDPPVDIDGVVTAIGGYGDLLRNGAAVPTHEYDEFVENQHPRTALGISEGGRTLILVVVDGRQPGYSEGVSLPELSEIMRLFGAEDAVNLDGGGTSTMVIERPVERRGAGGFQLVNRPIQGGVPGTERVSASHLGVRATRLPYSPQVR from the coding sequence ATGCGATACTCGGTCGTCTTACTGGCGATGTTGACGACGCTGTTGGGCGTCGCCGACGCCGAAATGCGCCTGCCACAGTGGCCGCGATGCGTGGTATGGGAGCCGCAGTTTGTTGGCGTCGGCATGGCGAACATCACGCTTGCCCGTCCGCGGCCGTTGCGGGTGCATGCTTTGCGGGTCGACCTCGACGCTCAGGGGCTCTCGCTCGTCACCGATCAGGACAACGGCGACCGAGAACTCGAGGTCGATGGCCTGCGGACCAGTTCGTTCCTCTTACGGAACGGTTGCCAGGCGGCGATCAACGCCAGCGCGTTCTGGCCGCTTCACAAAGAAGACGGCGGCGAGCAGGACATCCGCGGGTTGGTGATTGCTGAGGGCGAGGTTGTCTCGCGCATCGACGAAGACAAGCCTCGCTCAGCCGTCGTGTTCCGCGCCGACCGCCGCGCGGCGATTGTTGATCCCCCCGTCGATATCGACGGCGTCGTCACGGCGATTGGCGGCTACGGCGACTTGTTGCGAAACGGCGCCGCCGTTCCCACCCACGAGTACGACGAGTTCGTCGAGAACCAGCACCCGCGGACGGCGCTGGGAATTAGCGAAGGCGGTCGGACGCTGATCCTCGTTGTGGTTGACGGGCGCCAGCCGGGGTACAGCGAGGGGGTGAGTCTTCCCGAGCTGAGCGAAATTATGCGGCTTTTCGGCGCCGAGGACGCGGTTAATCTCGACGGCGGCGGGACGTCGACGATGGTCATCGAACGACCAGTTGAACGACGGGGCGCCGGCGGTTTCCAGCTCGTGAATCGACCGATCCAAGGCGGCGTTCCCGGAACCGAGCGGGTTTCCGCGAGCCATCTCGGCGTTCGGGCGACGCGGTTGCCGTATTCTCCGCAGGTTCGCTAG
- a CDS encoding DedA family protein, with translation MLQFFVDHQLGYLGIVLFLALCGCGIPIPEEVPLVLAGVLSSQGTLDPWMAFSSCLIGALLGDSVMYMLGRYFGHAWLTKHPSLARFIDSKKEEKFEHAVHRHGFKMLVLTRFLVGVRGPVYFAAGAAKVPYLRFLLWDLIGATIVVAVIFGLGYKFGNGIAKIIGDAEEVATAVVVLGLMSAGIYFLYKKQTARVAEALEDITEKDLEEAAHEREEERIAASGRGAQPIPSTNGALASESDQPNDVSM, from the coding sequence GTGCTGCAGTTTTTTGTTGACCATCAGCTCGGCTACCTGGGGATCGTCCTGTTCCTTGCCCTATGCGGGTGCGGCATCCCGATTCCTGAAGAGGTCCCGCTTGTCCTGGCGGGCGTGCTCAGCTCGCAGGGGACGCTCGATCCCTGGATGGCGTTTTCGTCGTGCCTGATCGGCGCCCTGCTGGGCGATTCGGTGATGTACATGCTCGGCCGCTACTTCGGCCACGCCTGGCTCACCAAGCACCCGAGCCTCGCTAGGTTTATTGACTCGAAGAAGGAAGAGAAGTTCGAGCACGCCGTCCACCGCCACGGCTTCAAGATGCTGGTGCTGACGCGGTTTCTGGTGGGCGTCCGTGGGCCCGTCTACTTTGCCGCCGGGGCGGCGAAGGTCCCTTACCTGCGGTTTCTGCTCTGGGACCTGATCGGCGCGACGATCGTCGTCGCCGTGATTTTCGGGCTCGGCTACAAGTTCGGCAACGGCATCGCCAAGATCATTGGCGACGCCGAAGAGGTCGCCACCGCCGTGGTGGTGCTCGGCCTGATGTCGGCGGGCATCTACTTTCTCTACAAGAAGCAAACGGCCCGCGTCGCCGAGGCGCTCGAGGACATCACCGAAAAAGACCTCGAAGAGGCCGCCCACGAGCGAGAGGAAGAACGCATCGCGGCGTCTGGCCGCGGCGCTCAACCGATCCCCTCGACCAACGGCGCGTTGGCGTCGGAAAGTGACCAGCCGAACGACGTGTCGATGTAG